The Verrucomicrobiota bacterium genomic interval GCGAGAGCCCCCAAAAGGGAGCCGAAATCAACCAACGGGGCGCCGGGCCGGCGGGGTGAGGCAGGGGAATCATGAGGAGGGAGAGAGGGGTGTTTCCGGTCAGCCCTGGCCCGCTCGGGCGGCCCCTAGCCGCCGACCGCGGTCGCCAGAGGGGGGGTGCGGCGGAGCCCGAGAGAGGCGTAGATCTCGCGCGTCGCGAGCGAGCGATTGAGGGTGTAGAGATGGATGCCATCGACGCCTTCATTCAAGAGTTCGGCGCACTGTTGGGCGGCATAGTGAATTCCCACGCGCTCGATGGCGGCTTCGTCCCCGTCCGTCCGGGCCAAGGCTTTGAGAAGCTTGGCCGGGAAGCGGGAGCCAGCCGCTAGGTCTCCCATGCGGCGCATGCCTTTGACTGAGGTGACCGGCATGATGCCGGCGATGATGGGCTTGTCGATGCCCGCGAGGGCGCAGCGGTCCCGGAAGTCGAGGAAATCGTGGTTGTCGAAGAAAAGTTGGGTGCAGAGGTAGTCGGTGCCAGCGTCCACCTTGGCCTTGAGATGATCCATTTCTACCAGGCGATTGGGAGTGGCGGGGTGGCCTTCTGGGAAGGCGGCGGCCCCGATGCCGAAGCCGCGCGGGTCGGGATGGGCCCCGCTTTCGTTGAATTCCCGAAGAAAGCCGACCAAGCCGGCGGCGTGGCGGAAGGCGTCTTGTGAGCGATCGTAGCCCGCCCGG includes:
- the metF gene encoding methylenetetrahydrofolate reductase [NAD(P)H] — translated: MHIQDILNRDAPSLSFEFFPPKNDAGWEALFETIRELEGLQPDFVSVTYGAGGSTREATHDLVVRLQKESTLDPIPHLTCVCHQKEELHQILSRYAEAGVSNLLALGGDPPKDRAGYDRSQDAFRHAAGLVGFLREFNESGAHPDPRGFGIGAAAFPEGHPATPNRLVEMDHLKAKVDAGTDYLCTQLFFDNHDFLDFRDRCALAGIDKPIIAGIMPVTSVKGMRRMGDLAAGSRFPAKLLKALARTDGDEAAIERVGIHYAAQQCAELLNEGVDGIHLYTLNRSLATREIYASLGLRRTPPLATAVGG